In a genomic window of Mus pahari chromosome 8, PAHARI_EIJ_v1.1, whole genome shotgun sequence:
- the Cebpe gene encoding CCAAT/enhancer-binding protein epsilon has protein sequence MSHGTYYECEPRGGQQPLEFSGGRAGPGELGDMCEHEASIDLSAYIESGEEQLLSDLFAMKPTPEARSLKGPGAPSFPHYLPADPRPFAYPSHTFGPDRKALGPGIYSNPGSYDPRAVAVKEEPRGPEGNRGTSRGSYNPLQYQVAHCGQTAVHLPPTLAAPGQPLRVLKAPVAAAAPPCSPLLKAPSPAGPSHKGKKAVNKDSLEYRLRRERNNIAVRKSRDKAKRRIMETQQKVLEYMAENERLRSRVDQLTQELDTLRNLFRQIPEAASLIKGVGGCS, from the exons ATGTCCCACGGGACCTACTATGAGTGTGAGCCTCGGGGTGGCCAGCAGCCACTTGAGTTCTCAGGGGGTCGAGCTGGGCCCGGGGAGCTGGGGGACATGTGTGAGCATGAGGCCTCCATCGACCTCTCCGCCTACATCGAGTCTGGGGAAGAACAGCTACTTTCTGACCTCTTTGCCATGAAGCCAACGCCTGAAGCCCGAAGCCTTAAGGGCCCAGGAGCCCCGTCGTTTCCTCACTACCTGCCGGCTGACCCTCGGCCATTCGCCTATCCCTCACACACATTTGGCCCAGATAGGAAGGCTTTGGGGCCTGGCATCTACAGCAACCCAGGGAGCTACGATCCCAGGGCTGTGGCGGTGAAGGAGGAGCCTCGTGGGCCAGAGGGCAACCGAGGCACCAGCCGAGGCAGCTACAATCCTCTGCAGTACCAAGTGGCACACTGCGGGCAGACAGCCGTGCACCTCCCCCCGACCCTGGCAGCACCTGGCCAGCCCCTGCGTGTCCTCAAG GCCCCCGTGGCTGCTGCTGCCCCTCCCTGCAGCCCCCTCCTCAAGGCACCCTCCCCTGCTGGCCCTTCACATAAGGGCAAGAAGGCAGTGAACAAAGATAGCCTGGAGTACCGGCTGCGACGCGAACGCAACAACATCGCGGTGCGCAAGAGCCGGGACAAGGCCAAGAGGCGCATTATGGAGACCCAGCAGAAGGTCCTGGAGTACATGGCTGAAAACGAGCGTCTGCGCAGCCGTGTGGACCAGCTCACCCAGGAGTTAGACACTCTGCGCAACCTCTTCCGACAGATCCCTGAGGCTGCCAGCCTCATCAAAGGTGTCGGGGGCTGCAGCTGA